The following coding sequences lie in one Streptomyces sp. NBC_00510 genomic window:
- a CDS encoding SDR family oxidoreductase: MAPGRLDGKVALITGGESGIGLATARLFVAEGAQVHLLGLDAAALRAAAAESGAGRRSTGVVDVTDATAVAAAVAEGLARFGRLDVVFSNAGITGEVAAVEDYPEEVFRRVLEVHVVGAFLLLKHTLPHLGPGASVIINSSVAGLTADPGISGYAAAKHAQVGLMRVAARECAARGIRVNTIHPGPTDTPFMRRIETAATGQPSEHAARAFDAMIPLGRHAAPEEIARTVLHLAGDDASFTTGATVAVDGGMSV; encoded by the coding sequence ATGGCACCAGGACGCCTCGACGGCAAGGTCGCCCTGATCACCGGCGGCGAGAGCGGCATCGGCCTGGCCACCGCGCGGCTCTTCGTCGCCGAGGGCGCGCAGGTCCACCTGCTCGGCCTCGACGCCGCCGCACTGCGCGCCGCGGCGGCCGAGTCCGGCGCCGGCCGCCGCTCCACCGGCGTCGTCGACGTCACCGACGCCACGGCGGTGGCCGCCGCCGTCGCCGAGGGCCTCGCCCGCTTCGGCCGCCTCGACGTCGTCTTCAGCAACGCCGGGATCACCGGTGAGGTCGCGGCCGTCGAGGACTACCCGGAGGAGGTCTTCCGGCGGGTCCTCGAGGTCCACGTCGTCGGAGCCTTCCTCTTGCTCAAGCACACCCTCCCGCACCTGGGGCCCGGTGCCTCCGTGATCATCAACTCCAGCGTCGCCGGACTCACCGCAGACCCCGGCATCAGCGGCTACGCGGCGGCCAAGCACGCCCAGGTCGGGCTGATGCGCGTCGCGGCACGCGAGTGCGCCGCCCGCGGCATCCGCGTCAACACCATCCACCCGGGCCCCACCGACACCCCGTTCATGCGGCGCATCGAGACCGCCGCAACCGGGCAGCCTTCCGAGCACGCGGCCAGGGCGTTCGACGCGATGATCCCCCTCGGCCGGCACGCGGCACCCGAGGAGATCGCCCGCACCGTGCTCCACCTCGCGGGCGACGACGCGAGCTTCACCACCGGAGCCACCGTCGCGGTCGACGGCGGCATGAGCGTATGA